A section of the Bryobacteraceae bacterium genome encodes:
- a CDS encoding oxidoreductase, with protein sequence MRRRGFSMDVRAPQHGADSEDMMDRRTLLNSVAGAAPLALLEQSSRPSAAEGIPTVPFGRTGIRVQVIAQGGARMDLHPDVPSAAAHVRRMYELGIRYFDCARSYWGGRAEEAYGIGLAGVRKEVFLTSKTLARTAGEARQDLETSLRLLKTDYLDLWQIHDVRTQADIDRILAPGGALEALEAARREGKCRLIGFTGHFDPAVHAALLKAYDRWDSVMMPLHAADHAYLSFEQIALPVALEKGVAVQAIKVFAKANLLRSLSPVECLRYALSLPGVHVAICGAGTQGQMEDNIRTVRSFRKLTSEELASVRQRATRGLGVVTGPPLEYWKKPA encoded by the coding sequence ATGCGGCGCCGCGGGTTCAGTATGGACGTGAGAGCCCCGCAGCATGGCGCGGACAGTGAGGACATGATGGACAGGCGAACACTTCTGAACAGCGTGGCCGGCGCGGCGCCGCTGGCGCTGCTGGAACAATCCTCCAGACCCAGTGCGGCGGAGGGCATCCCCACGGTGCCGTTCGGCAGGACGGGAATCCGTGTGCAAGTGATTGCGCAGGGCGGCGCCCGCATGGATCTGCACCCCGACGTTCCATCCGCGGCGGCGCACGTCCGGCGAATGTACGAACTGGGCATACGTTACTTTGACTGTGCGCGGTCCTACTGGGGCGGGCGCGCGGAGGAGGCTTACGGCATCGGCCTGGCGGGCGTCCGCAAAGAAGTCTTCCTCACCAGCAAGACGCTGGCGCGCACGGCCGGGGAGGCGCGCCAGGACCTGGAGACGTCGCTGCGGCTGCTGAAGACGGACTACCTCGACCTTTGGCAGATCCACGACGTCCGCACCCAGGCGGACATCGACCGGATCCTGGCCCCGGGCGGGGCCCTGGAGGCGCTCGAGGCGGCCAGGCGCGAGGGCAAGTGCCGCCTGATCGGCTTCACCGGCCATTTCGATCCCGCCGTGCACGCGGCGCTGCTCAAGGCATACGACCGGTGGGACTCGGTGATGATGCCGCTGCACGCGGCCGACCACGCCTACCTGAGCTTCGAACAGATCGCGCTGCCGGTGGCCCTGGAAAAGGGCGTTGCGGTGCAGGCGATCAAGGTCTTCGCCAAGGCGAACCTGCTGCGTTCGCTGAGCCCGGTGGAATGCCTGCGTTACGCGTTGAGCCTGCCGGGAGTCCACGTGGCCATCTGCGGCGCAGGCACGCAGGGGCAGATGGAGGACAACATCCGCACCGTGCGCAGCTTCAGGAAGCTGACCAGCGAGGAACTGGCCTCCGTGCGGCAGCGGGCCACACGCGGGCTGGGCGTGGTGACGGGCCCGCCGCTCGAGTACTGGAAAAAGCCGGCCTGA
- a CDS encoding Trk system potassium transporter TrkH — translation MIHAAGLFHITGIFLLILAGAMAMPATYGWAAGAGGAAELGQAALVTAAAGAGLAALARPPKHELSRREGLLLTVMLWIFGCGFGAVPYLLTPAFASVTDAVFESVSGFTTTGATILPRVEVLPPVIQFWRHFTHWLGGMGVVLLTIAVLPLIGAGGMALYRAEFSGARSERLAPRIAETAKALWRVYAGLSLAEYVLLRLAGMSAFDAACHTFSTLGTGGFSTRSESVGAFASPLIQYIIIFFMLLAGLNFTQHYRLWVRREAGKFFRDYEVRAYLAILGCASAAVLAMTIQEGTMSGEPALRAALFQVVSIGTTTGFATVDYEKWHPLPHAILLALMFVGGCTGSTAGGWKVARVVLLGKIVRRELLRTSFPRGVFAVRAGGETIPENAVQGLLNLIYLSLSVFLAAMLAVAATGVDLLTSLSSVAAAMFSIGPGFGSVGPAENYAHLPAAAKWTLSFCMIAGRLEFYTFIVVLTPGFWRK, via the coding sequence ATGATCCACGCCGCCGGGCTCTTCCACATCACGGGAATCTTCCTGCTGATCCTGGCCGGCGCCATGGCAATGCCCGCAACGTATGGGTGGGCGGCCGGAGCAGGAGGCGCGGCGGAACTGGGGCAGGCCGCGCTGGTGACGGCCGCCGCTGGAGCAGGGCTGGCCGCACTGGCCCGGCCGCCAAAGCATGAGCTGAGCCGGCGTGAGGGACTGCTGCTGACGGTGATGCTCTGGATTTTCGGCTGCGGGTTCGGCGCCGTGCCATACCTGTTGACGCCGGCCTTTGCCTCGGTGACGGACGCGGTGTTTGAGTCCGTCTCCGGATTTACGACAACGGGAGCGACGATTCTGCCGCGTGTCGAGGTGCTTCCGCCGGTGATCCAGTTCTGGCGCCACTTTACGCACTGGCTGGGCGGCATGGGCGTGGTGTTGCTGACAATCGCGGTGCTGCCGCTGATTGGCGCCGGCGGCATGGCTTTGTACCGGGCTGAATTCAGCGGGGCGCGGTCGGAAAGGCTGGCGCCGCGCATCGCCGAAACGGCAAAGGCGCTGTGGAGAGTGTATGCGGGGCTCTCGCTGGCAGAGTACGTGTTGTTGCGCCTGGCGGGGATGAGCGCCTTTGATGCCGCCTGCCATACTTTTTCGACGCTGGGCACGGGTGGTTTTTCGACACGAAGCGAAAGCGTGGGCGCTTTCGCGAGCCCGCTGATCCAGTACATCATCATCTTTTTCATGCTGCTGGCTGGACTGAATTTCACCCAGCATTACCGGCTGTGGGTCAGGCGGGAGGCCGGAAAGTTTTTCCGGGATTACGAGGTGCGCGCCTACCTGGCGATTCTCGGGTGCGCCTCGGCGGCGGTGCTGGCGATGACCATCCAGGAAGGGACCATGTCCGGCGAGCCGGCGCTGCGCGCGGCGCTGTTTCAGGTGGTATCGATCGGGACGACAACCGGGTTTGCAACCGTGGACTACGAGAAGTGGCACCCGCTGCCGCATGCAATCCTGCTGGCGCTGATGTTCGTGGGCGGCTGCACGGGCTCAACCGCCGGAGGATGGAAGGTGGCGCGGGTCGTGCTGCTCGGCAAGATCGTGCGGCGGGAGCTCCTCCGCACGTCCTTCCCGCGGGGCGTGTTTGCGGTCCGCGCGGGCGGCGAGACCATCCCGGAAAACGCGGTGCAGGGGTTGCTGAACCTGATTTACCTTTCGCTGTCCGTGTTTCTGGCGGCGATGCTGGCGGTGGCAGCGACGGGAGTGGACCTGCTGACGAGCCTGAGCAGCGTGGCGGCGGCGATGTTCAGCATCGGGCCCGGATTCGGGAGCGTCGGCCCGGCGGAAAACTACGCGC
- a CDS encoding esterase, with protein sequence MRHHRVFPVSALQAAAVLLWTATPPAFLSAQSFRDLKMPDKPLVLRAQGSFFVGGEKSRQTRGQLGDLGPEGHITIYQMYVRYMIPKGGEKNVPVVMIHGATLTGKSWETTPDGRMGWDEYFVRNGHPVYVPDQVGRGRSGFNQAVINDVRAGLSPPEKLPVFLRFSDEVVWPNFRFGARPGEPYAETQYPVHAVDELSKQGVPDLTYSGLPVPTPTIRALADLAGDLGGAVLMGHSQSGPFPLEAALLNPAAARGLVLIEPGRCPSTYTDTQIATLARIPILALYGDYLDTPTGISRLPSWKISFDSCMELIRRINAAGGRARMLHPPEMGIRGNSHMIMQDRNHFQIADMILAWIRQEVTGRRRRR encoded by the coding sequence ATGAGGCATCACCGCGTCTTTCCTGTCAGCGCTCTCCAGGCCGCAGCGGTCCTGCTATGGACGGCCACGCCTCCGGCGTTTCTTTCCGCACAGTCATTCCGTGACCTGAAGATGCCCGATAAGCCCCTCGTCCTGCGGGCCCAGGGCAGTTTTTTCGTCGGCGGCGAAAAATCCCGGCAGACCCGCGGACAATTGGGCGACCTGGGTCCGGAAGGCCACATCACCATTTATCAGATGTACGTCCGCTACATGATCCCGAAGGGCGGCGAGAAGAACGTTCCGGTTGTGATGATTCACGGAGCCACGTTGACAGGCAAGTCCTGGGAAACGACGCCGGACGGCCGCATGGGCTGGGACGAATATTTCGTACGCAATGGACATCCGGTCTATGTCCCGGATCAGGTGGGGCGCGGGCGCTCCGGCTTCAATCAGGCGGTGATCAACGACGTGCGTGCCGGACTGTCGCCGCCGGAAAAACTGCCCGTATTTCTCCGCTTCAGCGATGAAGTTGTCTGGCCGAATTTCCGCTTCGGGGCCAGGCCCGGCGAGCCCTACGCGGAGACGCAATATCCGGTCCATGCCGTGGACGAACTGTCGAAGCAGGGCGTGCCAGACCTGACCTACAGCGGGCTGCCCGTGCCCACACCCACCATCCGCGCACTGGCCGATCTGGCCGGCGACCTCGGCGGCGCCGTCCTCATGGGCCATTCCCAGTCCGGCCCCTTCCCTCTGGAAGCAGCGTTGCTGAATCCTGCGGCTGCCCGGGGTCTGGTGCTCATTGAGCCAGGCCGCTGCCCGTCCACCTACACCGACACACAGATCGCCACGCTGGCCCGGATTCCGATCCTCGCACTCTATGGCGATTATCTGGACACGCCCACGGGGATTTCCCGCCTGCCCTCATGGAAAATCTCCTTCGACTCCTGCATGGAGCTGATCCGGCGCATCAACGCCGCCGGTGGCAGGGCGCGCATGCTGCATCCGCCCGAGATGGGGATCCGCGGCAACAGCCATATGATCATGCAGGACCGCAACCACTTTCAAATCGCCGACATGATTCTGGCCTGGATCCGTCAGGAAGTCACCGGCCGACGGCGGCGCCGATAA
- a CDS encoding protease, whose protein sequence is MAKKILMLVGDYVEDYEAMVPFQALQMLGFTVHAVCPGKKLGEKVRTAIHDFEGDQTYSEKRGHDFALNQAFDVILPSEYDALVVPGGRAPEYLRLNARVLDIVRHFFDANKPVAAICHGAQLLAAAGVLKGRRLTAYPAVGPEVTACGGIYVEVPMTEAVTDGNLVTAPAWPAHPAWLAKFVELLRQGV, encoded by the coding sequence ATGGCGAAGAAGATCCTGATGCTCGTTGGCGACTATGTGGAAGACTACGAGGCGATGGTCCCCTTCCAGGCCCTGCAAATGCTGGGTTTCACCGTTCATGCGGTGTGTCCGGGCAAGAAGCTGGGCGAGAAGGTCCGCACCGCGATTCACGATTTCGAGGGCGACCAGACGTATTCGGAAAAACGGGGCCATGATTTTGCCCTGAACCAGGCCTTTGACGTGATCCTGCCCTCGGAGTACGACGCACTGGTGGTTCCCGGGGGGCGCGCGCCCGAGTATCTGCGGCTGAATGCCCGCGTGCTGGACATCGTGAGGCACTTCTTTGACGCGAACAAGCCGGTGGCGGCGATCTGTCACGGGGCGCAATTGCTGGCCGCGGCTGGCGTGCTGAAGGGCCGCAGACTCACGGCCTACCCGGCGGTGGGACCGGAGGTGACAGCTTGCGGCGGCATTTACGTCGAAGTGCCCATGACGGAGGCAGTGACCGATGGCAATCTGGTGACGGCACCGGCCTGGCCGGCGCATCCGGCGTGGCTGGCGAAGTTCGTGGAACTCCTGCGCCAGGGCGTGTGA
- the gatAX gene encoding amidase — MLEHPARRVSRSTMHPMTRREICLAATAASLVSCARSARSREEAALGTASVAELAAGLHSGRWTSAQLVRLYLERIDSIDRRGPQLRSVLSLNPDALKQAAELDRELKSRGPRSALHGIPILVKDNLDTSFLPTTAGSLALANWRPPKNAPVVQRLIDAGAVILGKTNLSEWANFRSNRSVSGWSAVGGQTRNPHALDRNPSGSSSGSAAAVAASLCAAAIGTETDGSIVSPANACGIAGLKPTVGALPGEGIVPIAPSQDTAGPMARSVRDLAILFEILAAGNSSAYPGRVDIVQTLNPAALRGARIGIPRRFYQRRQLLNRFLDTQVEILKKAGAEIIDEADLPSHGQFGEAEYTVLLYEFKDSLNRYLSRLPESFPARTLEQLIEFNENNREKEMPWFGQEIFVEAQKKGPLSEPAYQEARQKCIRLSRAEGIDAVMDQHRLDALVTLTGGPAWFIDWVNGDSGGGGCSQPAAVAGYPHVTVPAGFIRGLPVGLSFFGRAWSEPRLLQLAHAYEQLTRARRDPALRPGGPAPSAV, encoded by the coding sequence ATGCTGGAACACCCCGCCCGCCGCGTGTCCCGCAGTACAATGCATCCCATGACCCGCCGTGAAATCTGTCTGGCCGCCACGGCCGCCTCGCTCGTCTCCTGCGCCCGCTCCGCACGCAGCCGGGAAGAAGCCGCCCTCGGCACGGCATCCGTGGCCGAGCTGGCCGCCGGGCTCCACTCGGGACGCTGGACGTCCGCCCAACTGGTGCGCCTTTATCTCGAGCGGATTGATTCGATCGACCGCCGCGGACCCCAGTTGCGCTCCGTTCTCAGCCTCAATCCAGACGCCCTGAAGCAGGCTGCCGAGCTCGACCGCGAGCTCAAGTCCCGCGGCCCCCGCAGCGCCCTGCACGGCATTCCGATTCTCGTCAAGGACAACCTCGACACTTCCTTCCTGCCGACCACCGCCGGCTCGCTGGCCCTCGCCAACTGGCGCCCCCCGAAGAACGCCCCCGTCGTTCAGCGTCTCATCGATGCGGGGGCCGTTATCCTTGGCAAGACGAACCTGAGCGAATGGGCGAACTTCCGCTCCAACCGCTCCGTCAGCGGCTGGAGCGCCGTCGGCGGCCAAACCCGGAACCCGCACGCCCTGGACCGCAATCCCTCCGGCTCCAGTTCCGGCTCCGCCGCCGCCGTCGCCGCCTCGCTCTGCGCCGCCGCCATCGGCACCGAAACCGACGGCTCCATCGTCAGCCCGGCCAACGCCTGCGGCATCGCCGGCCTGAAACCCACCGTCGGCGCGCTTCCCGGAGAGGGCATCGTGCCCATCGCCCCGTCCCAGGACACCGCCGGGCCAATGGCCCGCAGCGTACGCGATCTGGCCATCCTGTTCGAGATCCTCGCCGCCGGCAATTCGTCCGCCTACCCCGGCCGGGTCGACATCGTGCAGACTCTCAACCCCGCCGCGCTCCGCGGGGCCCGCATCGGCATTCCCCGCAGGTTCTATCAGCGCCGCCAGCTGCTGAACCGCTTCCTCGACACGCAGGTGGAGATCCTGAAGAAGGCGGGCGCGGAAATCATTGACGAGGCCGACCTGCCCTCCCACGGCCAGTTTGGCGAGGCCGAATATACCGTTCTGCTCTACGAATTCAAGGATTCATTAAACCGTTATCTCAGCCGTCTGCCGGAATCGTTTCCTGCCAGAACTCTCGAACAATTGATCGAATTCAACGAGAACAACCGCGAAAAAGAAATGCCCTGGTTCGGGCAGGAAATTTTTGTTGAAGCGCAGAAAAAAGGGCCGCTTTCCGAGCCTGCCTATCAGGAAGCGCGGCAGAAATGCATCCGTCTGTCCCGGGCTGAAGGCATTGACGCCGTCATGGACCAGCACCGCCTGGATGCCCTCGTCACCCTCACCGGCGGCCCCGCCTGGTTCATCGACTGGGTCAACGGCGACTCGGGCGGCGGCGGATGCTCGCAGCCGGCGGCCGTGGCCGGCTATCCGCATGTCACCGTGCCCGCCGGCTTCATCCGCGGCCTGCCCGTCGGGCTCTCCTTCTTCGGCCGCGCCTGGAGCGAGCCGCGCCTGCTCCAGCTCGCCCATGCGTATGAGCAGCTCACCCGCGCCCGCCGCGACCCCGCCCTGCGCCCCGGCGGTCCGGCGCCGTCCGCGGTTTGA
- a CDS encoding oxidoreductase translates to MATINRRDLFSAGAALAVSRTAAAAQNRSNGIPTRPLGRTGVEVSVLGLGGHHQARPKDENESIRLVHAAIDAGITFMDNAWDYHNGRAEEVMGRALAMDGYRKRVFLMTKVCARDYDGAMKHLEDSLRRLRTDVIDLWQFHECNYHNDPEFLVEKGGLRAALEAKKQGKVRFLGFTGHKHPRIHRKMLALDFPWDACQMPINIMDHAFESFRHEVVPECQRRGIGVIGMKGCGGDGRMIADGVVTVEECYRYFLSQPVSVQVVGLASMEDLERAVSIARNFRPLTMAEMNALLSRVREVSGDGRYELFKTTQRFDAGLHRQQHGFT, encoded by the coding sequence ATGGCAACAATCAACCGGAGAGACCTGTTTTCCGCGGGAGCGGCACTGGCGGTCTCGCGCACCGCTGCCGCGGCTCAGAACCGCAGCAACGGGATTCCCACGCGTCCGCTGGGCAGGACGGGCGTGGAAGTGAGCGTACTCGGGCTGGGCGGGCACCACCAGGCACGGCCCAAAGACGAAAACGAATCCATCCGGCTGGTGCATGCAGCCATCGATGCCGGCATTACCTTCATGGATAACGCGTGGGACTACCACAACGGCCGCGCCGAAGAGGTAATGGGCAGGGCGCTGGCCATGGATGGATACCGCAAGCGCGTGTTCCTGATGACGAAGGTCTGCGCGCGGGATTACGACGGGGCGATGAAACATCTGGAGGACAGCCTGCGCCGCCTGCGCACGGACGTCATCGACCTCTGGCAATTCCACGAATGCAATTACCACAACGACCCGGAATTTCTGGTCGAGAAGGGCGGCCTGAGGGCCGCACTGGAAGCCAAAAAGCAGGGGAAAGTGCGCTTTCTCGGATTTACCGGTCACAAGCATCCGCGCATCCACCGGAAAATGCTGGCCCTGGATTTTCCCTGGGACGCCTGCCAGATGCCCATCAACATCATGGATCACGCGTTCGAAAGCTTCCGTCATGAGGTGGTGCCGGAGTGCCAGCGCCGCGGCATCGGCGTGATCGGAATGAAGGGCTGCGGGGGCGACGGCCGGATGATCGCCGACGGAGTGGTGACGGTGGAGGAGTGCTACCGGTATTTTCTGTCGCAGCCGGTGAGCGTGCAGGTGGTGGGGCTGGCCTCGATGGAAGACCTCGAGCGCGCCGTGTCGATTGCCCGAAATTTCCGGCCGCTGACGATGGCAGAAATGAACGCCCTGCTCAGCCGCGTGCGCGAGGTGAGCGGCGATGGGCGCTACGAGCTGTTCAAGACGACCCAGCGGTTCGACGCCGGCCTCCACCGCCAGCAGCATGGGTTCACGTAA
- a CDS encoding Trk system potassium transport protein TrkA, which translates to MKIVVAGGGGVGELVSRRLVREGNELTIIEPNPDRCAHLSDTLDARVVEGDAVSIRTLRAAGLAGADMFIAITNDDRANLLSCMAAQAEFGVPVKVARVRSHEVAEWREVCQRTGVRIDLLIHPESELTARMLPVLGYPGITDIIDFADGKIRLFGMFLERGHWLAGKSLMELARMGPPKHSLVVMILRGSQVIVPRGQDALQVHDHVYALTRTDEFGDMLKFLGLEQAPRVERVFILGGKQLGILTAEELEKQGVRVKLFETDAARCEKVAGLLRDTMVVHGDGTDAATLIEEGIEGVDAYLALTNEDEQNLIAAMLARRLGARKLVALINRLNYLPLAHRLGIHSTVSLRLATVDRILRFARRGDVQSVTTFGDEAAEAIELTAPAGWRHAGKRLREIEFPREVVAGALLKRNGEVVVPRGNDVIEEGDRILFFTSEKALPALEEMMSASAGRSGLGGIWRR; encoded by the coding sequence ATGAAGATCGTTGTCGCGGGCGGCGGAGGCGTCGGCGAGCTGGTCTCGCGGCGGCTGGTGCGGGAGGGCAACGAGCTGACGATCATCGAGCCAAATCCCGACCGGTGCGCACATCTGAGCGATACGCTGGACGCGCGTGTGGTGGAGGGCGACGCGGTGAGCATCCGCACACTGCGCGCCGCCGGCCTGGCCGGCGCGGACATGTTCATCGCGATCACGAACGACGACCGCGCCAACCTGCTGAGCTGCATGGCGGCGCAGGCGGAGTTCGGCGTGCCGGTGAAGGTGGCGCGGGTGCGAAGTCACGAGGTGGCGGAATGGCGGGAGGTGTGTCAGAGGACCGGCGTACGGATCGACCTGCTGATCCACCCGGAGTCTGAGCTGACCGCGCGAATGCTGCCCGTGCTCGGCTATCCAGGCATCACCGACATCATCGACTTTGCCGATGGCAAGATCCGGCTGTTCGGGATGTTCCTCGAGCGCGGCCACTGGCTGGCGGGGAAAAGCCTGATGGAACTGGCGCGGATGGGACCGCCGAAACATTCTTTGGTGGTGATGATTCTGCGGGGTTCGCAGGTGATCGTGCCGCGCGGGCAGGACGCGCTTCAGGTGCACGATCACGTCTACGCGCTGACGCGCACGGACGAATTCGGCGACATGCTGAAGTTCCTCGGGCTGGAACAGGCGCCCCGCGTGGAGCGGGTCTTCATCCTTGGCGGAAAGCAGCTTGGGATTCTGACGGCCGAGGAGCTGGAAAAGCAGGGCGTGCGGGTGAAGCTGTTCGAAACCGACGCGGCCCGCTGCGAGAAAGTGGCCGGGCTGCTCCGGGACACAATGGTGGTGCACGGCGACGGAACGGACGCGGCCACGCTGATCGAAGAAGGCATTGAGGGTGTGGACGCGTACCTGGCGCTGACCAACGAAGACGAACAGAACCTGATTGCGGCGATGCTGGCGCGGCGGCTGGGAGCGCGCAAGCTGGTGGCGCTGATCAACCGGCTGAACTATCTGCCACTGGCGCACCGGCTGGGGATTCATTCCACCGTGAGCCTGCGGCTGGCGACGGTGGACCGGATTCTCCGGTTTGCGCGCCGGGGCGACGTACAATCGGTGACGACGTTTGGAGATGAAGCGGCCGAAGCGATCGAACTGACGGCGCCGGCGGGCTGGCGTCATGCGGGCAAGCGGCTGAGGGAGATCGAATTTCCGCGCGAAGTGGTGGCGGGCGCCTTGTTGAAACGCAATGGCGAGGTGGTGGTGCCACGGGGCAATGACGTGATCGAAGAGGGCGACCGGATCCTGTTCTTCACGAGCGAGAAGGCGCTGCCGGCGCTGGAGGAGATGATGTCGGCCAGCGCCGGGCGCAGCGGGCTGGGAGGGATCTGGAGGCGATGA
- a CDS encoding AraC family transcriptional regulator, whose amino-acid sequence MTQVLDVRDARLNSLRRELARLIAAAVPEEGRRETAVPGLMLVRRVRPTAPMPVCYEPGLALVAQGRKELELPVRTLSYDASRFLITSLDLPVLSRVVEASPERPYLCMLLRLDMQVVRELLAQGEIAPARPEDDADAMAVGETTPELLDACCRLVRLLERPDDIPFLSPLLQREIIYRILQSPAGARLRDIATIGSHGHRMARVIDWIRENYMRPVRVEDLARMAAMGLSTFHHHFRALMAMSPLQYVKQVRLQAARELILGGGMDAASAAFAVGYQSPSQFSREYKRYFGVPPSQHLAAVRPAGTAAAPARTRFASVRPDVRLA is encoded by the coding sequence ATGACTCAGGTGCTGGACGTCCGCGACGCCCGGCTGAATTCGCTTCGCCGGGAACTGGCCCGCCTGATCGCCGCTGCCGTCCCCGAAGAGGGTAGACGGGAGACGGCGGTGCCCGGGCTCATGCTCGTCCGGCGGGTACGCCCGACGGCGCCCATGCCCGTCTGCTATGAGCCGGGCCTCGCGCTGGTGGCTCAGGGGCGGAAGGAGCTGGAATTGCCCGTCCGCACGCTTTCCTACGACGCGTCGCGGTTCCTGATCACTTCTCTGGACCTTCCCGTGTTGAGCCGTGTGGTCGAGGCCAGCCCGGAACGTCCGTATCTGTGCATGCTGCTGCGGCTCGACATGCAGGTGGTGCGGGAGCTGCTGGCGCAGGGCGAGATCGCGCCCGCGCGGCCGGAGGATGATGCCGACGCGATGGCGGTGGGCGAGACGACGCCAGAGCTTCTAGACGCCTGCTGCCGCCTGGTGCGATTGCTCGAACGGCCGGATGACATCCCCTTCCTCAGCCCGCTGCTCCAGCGCGAAATCATCTATCGCATTCTCCAGAGCCCCGCCGGCGCGCGGCTGCGCGACATTGCCACGATCGGCAGCCACGGCCACCGGATGGCGCGCGTCATCGACTGGATCCGGGAGAACTACATGAGGCCCGTGCGCGTGGAAGACCTGGCGCGCATGGCGGCGATGGGCCTCTCCACCTTCCACCACCATTTCCGTGCACTGATGGCGATGAGCCCATTGCAGTATGTGAAGCAGGTCCGGCTTCAGGCGGCGCGCGAGCTCATCCTGGGCGGCGGCATGGACGCGGCGAGCGCTGCCTTCGCGGTCGGCTACCAGAGCCCAAGCCAGTTCAGCCGGGAGTACAAGCGCTATTTCGGCGTGCCGCCATCCCAGCACCTGGCGGCGGTTCGTCCCGCGGGGACCGCGGCGGCGCCGGCCAGAACCCGGTTTGCCTCTGTCCGCCCCGATGTTCGCCTCGCCTGA